The genomic window TCGAGACGCTGTTGAGCTGCGGAACCGCCAGCACCGCAATATCCTGACTGCCCCCGCCAGGGACGCCTTTCGCCCGGACCTTTTGTTTAAATGGGCCGCCATTGGCGTTGACCTCACTCCAGATTACACGGCGCATGGATTGCTCCGTTTTAATCCACGGTCCCCCCGACTGGCTCCAGCCAGGGCAGTTGAAGAAATAAATATCTACGCCGACCCGCTTCGCCTCGCGCAGGGCATGCATTTTGAGCTCACGCCACGCTGGTGAGAGCACTTCGACCGGACTGCCTTGCCCGTTATTGGTTTTCACGCCCACATCGACGTTACCGATCATCGCGCGTGCAATACCGACCTCCGCCATATTTTCCAGGTCTTTGGTAATCCCTTCCGCGGTAATATCGCCTCCAACCCAATACCAATAACACCACGGACGGGTCTCCTCGGAAGGGCTTTTAAAGGTTTCCATAAGCGGATCTGCCTGCGAAACGCTGACGACCATGCTCCAGACCAGAAGCGATACGTATTTCCATTTTCTACTCATCTTACTCTCTCTTGTTCTTTTCCAACTCGGATAGATGCAGGGTTAAACTATTTCTGGGTCACGACCTTCCAGTCGTCGCTCCGGAAAGGTGCCAGCGGGAGCCCGGCACCGTTAAACAGGGTCACATCCGTCGGATTGATCCAGTTGGACCACAGATAACGCACCGCGACGGGTTCTTTTACCTCCGGGCTGCTGATGACCAGCTTCCCTTTTTTCAGTTCCGCCGTTGCGCTTACAAACAGCTCGTCCGATCCGGCAATGCTGAATCCACGTATCGCATCGCCCTTTTGCTTCAATCCTTTCGTGTCTTTCAGCGAAACAATTGCTTTACCTGCCGCGAACTCGACCGACTCAAATGAAGGCCCGGCAAACTGGATATTATCGCCATAGACCGCTCCGCGTGCATAACGCGCGATTCGTTCACCGACCGGGCGCTTGTTGCGCGGATGAATATCCTTCTCGTCGCCCAGTTCCGGAATCGGAATGGTTCCAACGTTCGCATCGCCGGCGGCCACAGTCACCTGCGAGTCGCGCACAACCGCCCAGATGGGATGCTCCGCGCCGCCGCACCCGAAGCCCGGCAGCTGCACCACCAGAAATGGCAGGGACGGATCTTCAAAATCCCTCCGCCAGTTACCAATCAGCGTTTTGAGCACGAAGCGATAGTCATAAGCCCGCCACATGTTGGATTCGCCCTGATACCACAACACGCCGCGAACCGAATACGGCAGGATCGGTGCGATCATTGTTCCATACAGCCCGCCTGCCCGGTGCGCGTGATAAGGCCCCATCGGTTCGACCGGCTTCTCCGGGCTCTTTTTATGCACAAACGCCTTCCAGTCCTCTTTGTACTGAATATAGGCCGCCTTATATTCATCAAAACCGGCATACTTCTCCTGATACGCTGCATCACACCAGGCGGCATACTCGGTGAACGGCTTGCAGCCGGCCGCAAAATCCGAATCCATCCAGGCCTCCGCCGGGGTTCCGCCGCGGGCCGACATAATCAGCCCGACCGGCACATCCTTAAACCGTTCTTTGAGTGCGCGTCCGAAATACCACGTCACCGCGGAAAAGGCAGTTGAGCTTTCCTTCGTACATTTCTGCCATCCTTTAATCGGAAGATCTGCATCCAGCTCATTCACGATTTCCGACATGGCAAACAGATGCAGTCCGTCAATCTCCGCCCCACCGGATTCAAAGAGCTCCGCCGCGCCGTCGGTGTTCCACAACGCCCAACGCATGTTGGACTGCCCACCCGCGAACCAGACTTCGCCAACGAGGACGTCGGCGAATGAAACCTGAGACTTGAAACCTGAAACTTGAAGCTTCCGAGGTTTGGAAGAGGCGGGCATAGGATCAAGTGTTATCTTCCACTTGCCAGTGGCACTCGCCACTCCAGACTTCGTCTGGTCGGCAAATTGAACCGTTACCTTTTCGCCCGACTCAGCTGTACCCCAAACAATGATCGGCTTATCACGCTGCAGTACCATGTTGTCGGTAAAGAGCGAACCAGTAGACAACTCAGCAAAAGTGCC from Pontiella desulfatans includes these protein-coding regions:
- a CDS encoding sialate O-acetylesterase, which translates into the protein MMIREIVAEKVERASRSFKQAGRLLYILNLCALGTFAELSTGSLFTDNMVLQRDKPIIVWGTAESGEKVTVQFADQTKSGVASATGKWKITLDPMPASSKPRKLQVSGFKSQVSFADVLVGEVWFAGGQSNMRWALWNTDGAAELFESGGAEIDGLHLFAMSEIVNELDADLPIKGWQKCTKESSTAFSAVTWYFGRALKERFKDVPVGLIMSARGGTPAEAWMDSDFAAGCKPFTEYAAWCDAAYQEKYAGFDEYKAAYIQYKEDWKAFVHKKSPEKPVEPMGPYHAHRAGGLYGTMIAPILPYSVRGVLWYQGESNMWRAYDYRFVLKTLIGNWRRDFEDPSLPFLVVQLPGFGCGGAEHPIWAVVRDSQVTVAAGDANVGTIPIPELGDEKDIHPRNKRPVGERIARYARGAVYGDNIQFAGPSFESVEFAAGKAIVSLKDTKGLKQKGDAIRGFSIAGSDELFVSATAELKKGKLVISSPEVKEPVAVRYLWSNWINPTDVTLFNGAGLPLAPFRSDDWKVVTQK